The sequence below is a genomic window from Campylobacter concisus.
AGAGCTAAAAAAGCCACCACTATCATCTTTTGATTTTAGCTCACTGCTTGCTTGCTCATCGTCTCCAAAGCCAAAGAATTCTTTTGTCTTGCTCCAAGCACTACTTAGCCCCTTAATGGCCTCACCGACCATGTCGTTTATCCAGCCAAATTTCTCAGCTATCCAGTCAAAAAAACCACCAAAGAGCTCATTCCATATCTTGATAACTGGCTCAAAAATAGCGCTTAAAAAGTCGCTCACTCCTTGCCAAAGATCGCTAAAAAACTTTGTCGTGCTTTCCCAATATGGCTTGACGTTTTCCCAAATTCTCTCAAAAAATGCCTTTACCTCGTCCCAATTTTCCATAAGATAGGCCGCTGCTGTGCCAAGAGCTACTACTATGGCACCAATACCTGTGCTAATAAGAGCAAATTTCATAGCCTTTGTAGCTAGAGTTACCGCCATTAATCCGCTACGCATAACACCACACGCTACACCAAAGGCCTTTGAGGCAGCACTATAAGCAGTAGTGATAGCTAGAGTTGCTCTTAGTCTTGCGCCAACTAGCCAAATGCTAAACGCATGAGCTTTGGCAGCTAGCGTGGCACTTGATATACTCACAGCATGAGCCAACCATCTGAGTTTTGCTATTAAGAGCATAGGATTTAAAAATTTCACTACCCTTATAACTCCTAAAAATCCATCTGCTACACTTAAAAGTGCTATCTTGCTAAGAAGCAACACTGGTTTAAAGATCATAAAGCCAGCTGCAGCGCTAACAACTATGGCACTTAGTCTTGGAAATTTTTCATTTAGCGAGCTTAACACTCCAGCTACCTTACTTAAGATAGAAGCTAATAAATTTGTAAGTGGTAAAAAGGTTTCTCCAAGGCTTGACCCTAGATTTCTCCATGCTTGCGTAACCCTTTCGATACCACTCTTTGTAGTGTTTAGCTTCGTTTGTAGCTCACGCTGCATAGATCCTGTGGCTTCATCCGAGTGTGCCATTTTGATATTTGCTTTAAGAGCATCGATATTTGTTACAAGCCCTGCTATCTCATCGTTAAAATTTCCACCAACTAGATCATAAAGTAGCCCTGCTTGCTTATCTTTATCAGCTCTTGAAATCGCTTCTAAAAATGACGTGATTGCCCCTGCTGCATCTTTTTGTAGGGCTGTTTTTAGATATGTTGCATCCATGCCTATGCTCGCTAGCGCTTCTTGAAAATTTTTACCTTTTTTATCAGCCATTGAGAGTGTGGAGTAAAGAGCATTTAAGCTAGTGCCTACGACTGAGCTAGCTTTGCCAGTGCTTAGCATTGTAGCACTTATGGCACTAGCACTTTTACTATCTAGGCCTATCAAGCTAGCATTTGCAGCTGTTAGTGAAGTAGCCTCAAATATATCAGAAGCATTTGCATTAGTAACCTTATTGTCGAGCAAGTTTACGCTATCAAAGAAGCTATTAAGCTCCTTTATATCGTTCATCTTAAAGCCAACTTTCATATTATTGGCCGCCTTTGATAAGGCTTCAGAGCTCATTTCAAATGCAACTGAGCCGGTTGCAAGCATCTTTGTGTAAGTTACTAGCTCCTCACCGGCTAAATTTATCTTACCGCCGCCAGCTGCAATGTCAGCTATATTACTAAAGCTCTCTCCAAGCTGTGAGCTTAGCCCTCTCATCTCATTTTTTAGCTTAGCTAGGTTCTCATCGCTATCATCAACATACTTTTTTACATTCGCAAAAGCCGCCTCATCATCAATGGCAAGTTTTATTGGCACTCCTATGGCTACCGAGTTTGTAAGATTGCTAAAATTTGTCGTAAGTTCGCCTAAAAGTGCTTTTTGGCTCTCTCTTATTTGGCTAGATAGATTTGACAATCTAGTGTTGTCTAAAGATGTTATGGCTTTTTTTGCTTCTGCTATCTTACCTTTTAAACCATCAAACCCTTTTTTTAGCTCTGATATTTTACTTAGCCCTTTTACTGCTAGACCAATACTAATACCAACTTGTGCGTTATCCATATCTTTCCTTTAAAATACGATATAATCCCTTTTAAAAAGGATTTAAAATGGCTTTAATCATTCCTATTTTTATCGTTTTATTCTTCTTCGTTTCACCAAGTGGCTTTTTTGAAACGTTTATTGCCTTAGTTTTTGGCTTAGGAATACTTGGCAGCCTTATTGGCACCGCTGGCTTAGCAGTAGGTAAAACCAAAGGAGTTATAACTCGCTCTTAGCCTTTAAGATCTTTACTGAAATTTCTAAAAACTCACTAAAATCACTCAAACTAAGATTTATTATCTCGCTATATCCATAGCCTAAAACATGAGCTATAAGGGCGATATTTTCGTTATTTACTCCGCCCTTACATCTAAAAAATCATTTAACACCTTTTGTAAAGACATAAATTCTTTAAACTCCAAATTTTCAACTTCATCTTGTGTCTTATTGCAAAGTGCAGCTATCATATAGATAGTCTTTGCCATATCGCTACCACCATTTTCATCCGCCATCTTAATGGTTCTTACTTTTGGTGCATGCATTTGCCAAATTTCATCTTTTATCTTTATCTCTTTCATTTTCTTTTCCTTTCAAAAATTAATTATGCTTGCCTCACTTCGCCATACTTTGTTGAGTTTAAATTTTTAATACTCACGTATAAAACATACGCTGCGTTTAAAAATTTACACTCGCCTTGTCTGGCTGTGTGATGCTTCGCGATCTAATTATTTATAAGAATTGCTATCGTGCAGTATCGCATAGCTAGGTTAGGCAAAAATTGAAAATCAAACGGAGCAGACATATAGTCTGTGAGTATTGATTTTTGATTTTTAACGCCATATAGCGAAGCGAGACAAACAGGTAGTTTCTCACAAAAACCTTACTCTCCTAAATTTGAGCGAACCCCTGCCATATAATCAACTCCGCCTATAACGCATATCATATTTTCACTATCTTTTAGCACCATCGGCACGCCATCCACGTTGATGTCCACGAAATGAGCTGATAGCTTAATAGTAACTTCTAGCTCTTTTCCGCTTTCAAACTCAGATACTTCATAACTGATAATATCTCCAGTAAAAGCTGCACTAAAAGGCACAGTTTTACTTTTGCCACTTTGGAAAATGCTAGCTTTAAAAAGCCACGGAATACGGTTGGTAAAGCTGTTTAGTCCTAAATTTACCCACATGTTTTTATCTAACACACTAACCGTAAATTCAACCTCTGTTGCCTTTAGCATGCCAGTTGTGTAATTTGTGCTAAGAGCTCCTTTGCTCTCTATCATTTCAAACTCTATTGTGGGGAGCTTAAGCTTTTTTGTTACACCAAGATAGCCGATGCCATCTATATAAACGTTACCTTCTTGGATTACTTGAGGAATTTGTCTTTTCATTGTTTATCTCCTTTATTTGTTTAACTCATCCATCAAAACGCTACCGTATTTATCCACATAGATAAAATCAAGTGTAAGCTGCTTAACGATTGGATTGTTTTGCATTCTGACATCAAGGTAAAATTTACCAGCCGTGATAGTTGCGTCGGTGTTTTTTGCACTCCAGCTAAGCTCATATCCAAGAAGTACCTTTGCTCCAACTAGCTGACGAAGGAGCTCACTAACTGATCTTTTTGCATGATAAAGCTCACTAGCTTTTCTATCTATCGCAAACAGCACTCCCTTTTGGCAAGCTTGCGAAATACGATCAAATATCCTAACACGTGCTAGATCTTGCCAAATAGTATCTTGATCACTCGTTTCGCCACCCCAAGCCCTAAAGCCACTCTCTCTGATAATGGTAGAAATTTTTGCTGCCCTTAGCTCATCAGCCGTGCAAGTCTCACCTAACTCAAAATCCACGTCTATTTGCGTGCCCGAAACTCCTATCATAACTCTATTTGAATAGCTATCTGAGTATCCAAACTCGCTTGCTCCATCTGTATGAGCTATCATGCCGGCTATTCTCGCACTTTGCCCCTCATAGACATAAGCATTCGTTTCATCATCCCAAACCTTGACATTTGGATAAGCGGCAACTAGCCTATTTGTACCAAAATCGCCCATTTTAACAATGGCTGCTGCTGCGTCATCTGCTTTTAGATCTACAATGCCAGTTGCTTTTAGCCTGGTTGCCATCTTTTCTATCTCGCCTTTAATCGCATCTTCATGGCTAAAGCCAGGTGCGATTATTAAATTTGGGCTATAACCAAAGCGTGATTTAGCTTTAGCAAACGCTGTGACGGCACTTTTGCACTCCGTAATCTCATCGTTTGTGTCCTCATCGTCATCTTTTGTAAATACACTTAAAATTATTTGAGTATTTACGGCCTGATCTTCAATACCTTTTAAAGCCCTATAAATAGAGCCTTTTTTAAAAGCTTGGCTCGCATCCTTTTTAGCTTTGTATTTTGCTTCAAGATCTTCAAGCGCTTTTGCTGTTGTCATATAAAAATGTAGGCCATTTTCTAGCACCTCTTCATACCCTGCTATACCAATAGGCGTAGTACTTTCTACCGCTATTGGTCTTGCCGCCTCAGCTGAGACGGTTACATTTACACCAAATTTTGCTGCCATTTTTATTCTCCTTTTTGATTTACTTTTTTAAATGGGTTTATACACCACACCGTTTTTAAATATTTCTTATCATCTTTCTGGGTAAACTCTTTAAAATTTAAAGCATTTGCCCCTGCTATATCCATAAGTTTCCATCCGATATAAATACGACAGTAAAAGCCACTTAAAAAGCCTTTGTATCGAACTACTTTATAAAGTCCAAAACGCTCCCTGCCATCTTTTAAAGTGCAAGTAACTTTACAAAAACCACTCTTTTTACCACCATTACTGGCAATATTGGGATCGCCTAAAGTTTCTATGCTATATGGATTTATATCATCTACTTTGACGCCGTTAATCTCACTTGAAAAGTGTCCTATCTTATTACGCAGGAGCCAAAGAAGCCTTGCTTTATACG
It includes:
- a CDS encoding phage tail tape measure protein produces the protein MDNAQVGISIGLAVKGLSKISELKKGFDGLKGKIAEAKKAITSLDNTRLSNLSSQIRESQKALLGELTTNFSNLTNSVAIGVPIKLAIDDEAAFANVKKYVDDSDENLAKLKNEMRGLSSQLGESFSNIADIAAGGGKINLAGEELVTYTKMLATGSVAFEMSSEALSKAANNMKVGFKMNDIKELNSFFDSVNLLDNKVTNANASDIFEATSLTAANASLIGLDSKSASAISATMLSTGKASSVVGTSLNALYSTLSMADKKGKNFQEALASIGMDATYLKTALQKDAAGAITSFLEAISRADKDKQAGLLYDLVGGNFNDEIAGLVTNIDALKANIKMAHSDEATGSMQRELQTKLNTTKSGIERVTQAWRNLGSSLGETFLPLTNLLASILSKVAGVLSSLNEKFPRLSAIVVSAAAGFMIFKPVLLLSKIALLSVADGFLGVIRVVKFLNPMLLIAKLRWLAHAVSISSATLAAKAHAFSIWLVGARLRATLAITTAYSAASKAFGVACGVMRSGLMAVTLATKAMKFALISTGIGAIVVALGTAAAYLMENWDEVKAFFERIWENVKPYWESTTKFFSDLWQGVSDFLSAIFEPVIKIWNELFGGFFDWIAEKFGWINDMVGEAIKGLSSAWSKTKEFFGFGDDEQASSELKSKDDSGGFFSSIFGSDSDTHAKEAPALVAASTGGGAINISFNGDFLLNSDNGKFDLESFKAQIVKGVKDALRRDEFNRKNTDVRG
- a CDS encoding phage tail sheath family protein; translation: MAAKFGVNVTVSAEAARPIAVESTTPIGIAGYEEVLENGLHFYMTTAKALEDLEAKYKAKKDASQAFKKGSIYRALKGIEDQAVNTQIILSVFTKDDDEDTNDEITECKSAVTAFAKAKSRFGYSPNLIIAPGFSHEDAIKGEIEKMATRLKATGIVDLKADDAAAAIVKMGDFGTNRLVAAYPNVKVWDDETNAYVYEGQSARIAGMIAHTDGASEFGYSDSYSNRVMIGVSGTQIDVDFELGETCTADELRAAKISTIIRESGFRAWGGETSDQDTIWQDLARVRIFDRISQACQKGVLFAIDRKASELYHAKRSVSELLRQLVGAKVLLGYELSWSAKNTDATITAGKFYLDVRMQNNPIVKQLTLDFIYVDKYGSVLMDELNK
- a CDS encoding phage tail assembly protein; the encoded protein is MKEIKIKDEIWQMHAPKVRTIKMADENGGSDMAKTIYMIAALCNKTQDEVENLEFKEFMSLQKVLNDFLDVRAE
- a CDS encoding phage major tail tube protein; the encoded protein is MKRQIPQVIQEGNVYIDGIGYLGVTKKLKLPTIEFEMIESKGALSTNYTTGMLKATEVEFTVSVLDKNMWVNLGLNSFTNRIPWLFKASIFQSGKSKTVPFSAAFTGDIISYEVSEFESGKELEVTIKLSAHFVDINVDGVPMVLKDSENMICVIGGVDYMAGVRSNLGE